AGTGTCCCTTTCAAGTAATGAAGTATTCTAAAAACTGCTCTAAGGTGAGTTTCTTTCGgacaatgcataaattgactgaCCACCCCCACTACATATGCAATATCTGGCCGGGTGTGAGCTAAATAAATTAGTTTCCCCACTAGCCTTTGGTAGGATTCTTTATTCACCTCTTTATCTTCTGGAACCTCCCCCAATTTGTGGTTAAATTCAATTGGAGTAGTAGCAGCCTTGCAACCTAGCAGCCTAGTTTCTTTTAGCAAGTCCACAATatacttttgttgagaaataaagaTGCCTTCTTTTGAGTGTGCAACTTCCATGCCCAAGAAGTATTTCAACCTCCCCaagtctttaatttcaaactctttaatTAGGCATTCCTTTAATCTATGTTATTGTTTTGCCTAAAGTAAAgctggatttattgaagaaaccagaaagaattgaagatgATGTGGCAGCAGTTAGTTAATAGGACTTAAGTGTATCTAATTGCTTTAGTAAGGGTAGTTTAGACTTTATGTAAAGTTAGTTATCTCCCTTAGATATTTCCGCCTCCCTTAGTCTATATATAGAAGGGTGTGGAGGCCGGTTTTCATTATCAGTCAGTCATATTCTGTATTCCTTGGGTTCGGGTACAGTGAGAGGCGTGAGAGAGAGCTGGTTGTTTCAAGTTCTTGTTAGCTTCGGTTGAGTATTGTATCCGAGAgtaaaggaggaggaagaggggaattcttgtactggtttcagacttgtttctagtggattgtttgcttcttggattgctggatgtagtgccatgtaaatggcatgaaccagggtaaattGTGTGTGCTGCAATCTGGTTTGATTTCTCCTTTTTACATTCTATTTTTATGTTCTACTTtcaatattcattgttgttattgAATCGGTGAGTTTCTTGAGTGATTATAGTCTCGGTTTTTACAATCTAGTCATACCTTCTTCATCATTTCCGgtcacaacaatatcatccatATATACCAATAGGACTATTACTCCCCCTGTGGCCGAGTGATGGATTAAGAGGGTATGATCTCTTTGACTTTGTTTATACCCTAAGGTAAGCATCACATGGGTAAACCGGCCAAACCAAGTCCTAGGAGACTGTTTAAGGCCATACAATGCCTTTTTTAGTTTGCACACTATCTTCCCGCGAGTATCTGTACTATAGCCCGGTGGTAAGTCCATGTAAACTTCCTCCTCTAGGTCTCCATGcaagaaggcattttttacatcatattgcaTCAATGGCCAGCCTAGGTTAGCAGCTAGAGATAGAAGAACTCTCATTGTATTTAGCTTTGCAACTGGGGCAAAGGTGTCTAGATAGTCAATGCCATATACTTGAGTGTATCCCTTTGCTACTAGCCTTGCCTTATACCAGTCTAGGTTCCCATCGGATTTGTATTTGATTGTATACACCCATTTGCATCCTACCGGTTGTTTGCCTTTGGGTAATTGAACGAGTTTCCAAGTGTTGTTTTTTTCAAGGGCTGCCATCTCGACTTCCATGGCAGTCCTCCAATTCTCATCCCTTATTGCTTCGAAAAAATGGTGAGAAATTGGAATAGTATGTAGGCTGGTTAGGAAGGTTTTGTGTTGGGTAGACAGTTTAGAGTAGGATAGGACCAGGTATAAAGGATGCTGAGTGCAGGTCCTGGTGCCCTTTCTGAGGGCTATAGGCCATTCCAGATCACTGGGGGGAAAGGTAGGAGCATTTTGAGGTGTGTGATGTTCAGTTATAGATGCAGTGGAGTCAATAGGATTATTGCATGCTGGTGTCACAAGAAAGTTGCTGGTGTCAGTGTTGTTAACAAGttcagaggaggaagaagattcTTAGCTGCACTAGGCTAGTAGCCAGCTTCTGCTCCTTGAGTAGACCTGTAGGGGGAGGAGTACTTGGTGAGGTTTCCTCTAGAGTCTTGTCTGGTGTATCTTCTGTAGTAACCAGATCTGGTGAGGAGGTAGTTTGGGGTGAGGGATCTAGATCAGGTAGAGACATAACTGGATTTCCCTCGGCAGCTTTTGTATTGTCATAAGAGTGATCAAAATAGGGAGAATTTTCCACAAAAGTAACATCAGCCGAGACAGAGAATCTTTTGGAAGGAGGGTGGTAACACTTATAACCCTCTTGACTGGAGGAATAtccaataaaaatgcattttagaGCGCGGGGATCTAATTTACCTCTATTAGGGTTGTGAACATGGACAAATGATACACacccaaatatttttggttTCCAACAGCTAGATATATGTAAATCAGGAAAATGACTGCTTAAGAGTTGAAGAGGGCTATAAGATTCAAGAGTTTGAGATGGCAGTCTATTAATAAGGGTAGTGGCTGTTAGGACAGCCTCTCcccaataattttttggaacatTATGGTGGAAAAGTAGTGCCCTAGTCACAGCTAATAGATGCCCATTTTTCCTCTCcgccccattttgttggggtgtgtatggacaagatgattcatgaataattcatttttgttggaaaaaatgtgcgagggattgattgaaaaaatctttggcaTTATCAGTCCTTAGCCTCTTGATTTGCACTCCAAATTGAGTATTAATCATGTTATAGAAGTTAGGAAAAATAGTGCTTActtcaaatttgtttttcataagaaacgACCACATTACCCTAGTGCAATCATCCACAAATATTATGAACCACCTTGCCCCAGACATATTGGGAACAGTTAcagggccccaaacatcactatggagAAGAGAGAATGGACTAGAGGTTCTTTTATTGGAAGAAGGGTAAGACACCCTTTTATGTTTAGCAAATTCACAAATAGGGCAATGAAAGTCTTGAATATCACAACTCCTAAACAAAGCTGGAAACATAACTCTAAGAGTAGAAAACGAAGGATGACCAAGACGATGGTGATGTAACCAGATCTGGTCCCTATTAGATTGCATCAAACAAGACACAAGATTCACCTTGTCCTTGTTTTCTATCCATCAAAGTAGTATAGGCCAGCCCTAGCTTTAGCAAGCCCAATCCTCTTCTTCGACCCCTGTTCCTGAATTTCACAAcaagtagaagaaaaattaacacTGCAATTGTTATCTAGGGTAAGCTTTTGAATGGAGATGAGGTTTGTGAAGAGTTTAGGGACATGGAGAACATCTTTGAGAGTTAGAAGGTTATTAAGGATAATATTTCCTTGGCCAGCAACAGTGGTCAAAGAGCCATCTGCCAGTGTTATCTTTTTTGAGCTTGAACAAGGACTATAGGTAGTGAAATAATGGGATAAAGAGGTCATGTGATCTGTTGCCCCGgaatcaagaatccaagaaTTAGATTGGGTTATTTCAGAAGCATCTGAGGTAAGAGAATGAGAGGACATACCTATAAGTGCAAGAGAACAggtacctttttctttcttttcaagagAGTCTAGAAAGTTTCTTAGCTTTTCAATTTCTGCCCAGTTGAAGTCCAAGCCATCTGCCTGCTCCTTTTGTTCCCCTTGCTTGTGCTCTGTCTGTTGCTGTTGACTGTTGGCTATATAGGCTTGATTTTGGACCCCAAGTTGTCCTCCTTTAGATGGTTTTCCATGTAGCTTCCAGCATCTCTCTATGGTATGCCTTGGTTTCTTGCAAAAAGTACACCATAGAGAGTCTCGAGAATCTCTATCGCTGGAAGTTTTATCTCCAGCAGACTTCCTTTCCTCCTTAGGACCCCGATTAGGACCTCTCAACGCTGTTAATGCTAACTTTTCTATAGGAGCAGTGTCTAGCATTACtcctcttctcccttcttcagcCTGGATTAGAGAGATTACCTCATTTAGGGAAGGTATATCCTCTTTGTCAAGTATTTGAACCCTGACTGCATCAAACTCCAAATTTAGACCTACCAAGAAGTCATAGGTTCTCTCCTTTTCCACAAATCTTTTATGTAATGATCTAATTATCTTCACTATATTTCATCTTTAGACATTGATAATGATCTAATTCTTGCCATAGAGTTTGCAGCGTATTAGAGTACTCAGTAACAGATCTTAGCCCTTGTTTGGTTGCTGCAATCTTAGTTCAGACTTCATATATCTATGCTGCATCCTTCACTTTAGAATATGTGAGATTGACAGCCTCCCAAATATCCTTAGCGGTTGTTAGAAACATCACCGTATCACTTACCCCGAGCATTCCAAAGCCAAGACATAACTAAAGAGTCCTCCTCCTCATCCCATACAGCAAACATGGGATCTCCTTCTTTAGGATGACTTATCTTACCTTTACCTTTGAGAAAGGTCCGGATAAGCTGGGACCATTTTAGGTAGTTTCTCCCATTCAACCGGTATGCCACTTGGTGATTTTGTAGTTCTCCTCCATTACTTGAGTTGCTAGATCCAGTGAATGGAGCTTCTGATGGGCTACTTGTTTCAACCGCTTCTGATGTAGGATTGGTGTTGGAGACGGTAAACGTCTTAGGAAAAACTCGAACTTACTTATCGGATGATGAACCAAATGAATGAAGGGAAAAACGATGAGAGAATATCGAGTGAAGAAGAAAGTCGTAACTGACTTTGATCACTTCAAGAAACGGAACAAGAAAAACTAGGCCGAAATGATACTAAGCAAGAAAAATCAGCAATGAAGGCCTAAACAGAATTCCCTAGATatcaagctctgataccatgttgagaGAGTTTGGATTGAATAGAAATTCTCTCTTATTTATTCCATGAGTAtgaaaccctatatatataagaagtatgctaataaatctcctaaaaactatGAGAGGATAACAGCCTAATAAGTAGGAACAATAATCatctataatttttagatttatacaaaatatgaaaacttaaacttgatttatcttCTTAGACTTCATGCTTCCTTATCTTCTCATCATTTAACCACCACTCCTTATCTTCTACATGATAAGGTTCTTTATCAGTAACAGATtggttaaggggcttttgatccttgcatcaaggagaagaaTTCTGGAGTTTTGGGGAGGGTTTTCATCAAGTTTCGAAGTTGTTCGAAGCCTGGCCGAAAAACACGAGGCGAACGCTGGGGGCCGACCTGCAACTGGTCATTCAAGGCCTTTTCCAGTGACTTTTCAGGCAACCAAATGTGCCATCTAGATCGACTGAGGGagagcttcaagggggtgtGATCAGATTAAGCATTGGAGCAATCGTCGGTAGCCGGAAGCGAGGAAGAAGATCAGTGCGTGAGCTGCACGTGCCACATTTCACACGCAGACACGCACTTGGCGGGTGAGGGAGCGTGGGACATTGGTATTTTCTgaaatttgttttaatatttttctaaaattattttaggaaattatcatgttgaaaaatttggaaaatgtttgagaagataattattttggaattatcgagatgaaaactaggagaaaaatagaggaaattatgaaaattaaagaaaaatagattgtgatgctcctttaaataaatatgatgtttagggagtgtTGTGGCTCGAGATTAAGTATAAGTATAGGTGTTTGaggtttggcacgcaaatcaatGTCGTGCACGAGAATTGAGGCGTTCTGAATATGTTCGAGGTAAGTGTTCCTACCCTAAAAACTTAGTATTTGTACTACCTAAATGTGTTATGAattcatgcaaaatgattttgttgcatgtgaacggtaaggttttgttgcatgcgagCGGTAACtggtgacggttggtttcatGTGAGAGCATAGTCatcaaaggcgcgcctaggcgcaaggcgccagtttggcgcctcgcctaGGTCGAGGCGGGGCGGTTTTGGCGAGGCCCTCGCCTTACACGCCTAGGCGCTAGGGCGTGAGGCGCGACACATGAAACTTaggtcttttaattaaaattggcAGCCCAATCACTCCAGCCTCTCCCAACTCCTGCATCCAGCAACGCCTGCATCCTCTCCAGCCTctcccgatcttcttcttcctctccagtTGCGacccccttttcttttcctcctctCCAGCCTctccgatcttcttcttcctctccagtTGCGACCCCCTCCTCTTTTCCTCCTCTCCAGCCTctccgatcttcttcttcctctccagccgcaaccccctcctctcttcctcctctccaactcggcccgatcttcttcttcctctcctctccagcagcgaccccctcctctcttcctcctctccagctcgacccgatcttcttcttcctctcctctccaaccacgaccccctcctctcttcctcctctccagctcggcccgatcttcttcttcctctcctctccagtcgcgaccccctcctctcttcctctcgtCTCCAGCTCggccgatcttcttcttcctctcctctccagttCGGCCTGATCatcctcttcctttcctctccagTCGcgctgcctcctctcttcctctcctcccCAGCTAGGCCCACCTCctatcttgttaatttcctcTCCAGCTCGACCTGCCTCctatcttgttaatttcctcTCAAGTTGTTAAGTAGTCCGTTGCTCTTCAAGTTCAAGTTGTTAAGAAGTAGTTGCCAATCTCGATTCCATTCCAGCCTACTCTCTTCTTGTGAGTTCGCCTCCTATCTTGTGAGTTAtttacttgttttttatttgattatttcttgcattcttgCTTAATTTCTCTTGCTGGTTGCTACCCTCTCTTTATAGTTTATACGGTTGTTGTTTTCGTGTTTGATTGGAGAATTTTATGGAAGTTGGAATTGTGTTGCAACAGCCCAATAAATGTCGTCAACCACTTCCAAAACTGACCCggcatggaattattttgaatcTGATCCTAATAATAGAAAtaccaccacatgtaaattttgCCATAAAGTAACAAAAGGTGGTATCTTTCGGGCGAAACAACATCTAGTgggtggttttaggaatactaagcttgtccaaaatgtcctccatcagtaaaagaagagattggagagtacatgcaaaagaagaaaaataacaggatgagcaaaatatggcaccgttagatgatgatcttcaatttggtgaaggatATGATGACGATGATGAGCCGCCgcctcaaagtagaaaaagacccaATGTATCTACCGGAAGTGGAAGCGGTACTGGTAGTGTTGGTAGTGTTAAAGGGCCAACACAAAAGGGTccacttgatgtttttcttaaagacccagaagttaatgtgttgaaaagcaaaggcaaaggaaagcaaacaaggttgggtgaaaatgattttgcaaaaaaagagttaagtGCTTGAGTTTGTAAAAGCATTGCACGATGGATGTATGATGCAGGCATTCCATTCAATGCAGTGACATATGAcagttttaaagtatttatagaaGCAGTTGGTCAGTATGGTCCAGGTGTGAAGCCGCCTAGTTACTATAAAGTCAAGGTTCCCCTTCTCAAACAAGATGTGGAAGCCACTCATGAAATgatgaaagatcatgaagaggcgtgggccaaatatgaatgttccattttgttagatggctggaaagacaagagggaaagaacattgattaacttttttagtcaattttccTAAACGAAGTATGTTTTTGGAGTTTGTTGATGGTTCTAGCTATTCAAAGActggggaaaagatgtttcaattattaagtaaatgtgtggaaaagattggagtaagaaatgtggtgcaagtgatcaccgatagtgcttcaaacaatgttttagcaggtatgaaatttattttttgtaatttgtattatgtttataaataaaacaatttgaatatttattagatatttattatttactaatatcttgttaatttcactctaaataataacagggagatttttggaggcaaaatatcctacgttgttttggacaccatgtgcagcgcactgcttggatttaatgttagaagatattttcaagttggctaacatgaagaagacatttgagagaGCTGTTATGGTGAATAGCTACATTTATACTTGTTCGGGTCTAGTAAACATGCTTAGAAGGTTTACTGacaagaaagagttgttgaagcctgcaaaaacacggtttgcaactgcctttatcactttgggcaggatgcatagtctgaaaagcaaccttagaaggatgtttacctccgaggaatggatgacaagcaagtgggtaaaagaagcgggggctaaaaaggttgtagaagtgattttgatgccttcattttggaacaatGTTGTATATGCTTTAAAGGTGGCTGGTCCATTGGTGCGTGTACTACGCTTAGTGGATGGTGAGAAGAAGCCGgctatgggatacatatatgaggccatggatagggccaaagaagcgattgctaactcttttaatggggaTGAAAAGAAGTATACACCCATTTTTCAGATCATTGATAATCGATGGGATGTTCAGCTTCACCGCCCCCTGCACGCTGCTGGTTGGTACTTGAACCTAGAATATTTCTACAAGGCTGAACGTATAGATCCAGAGATCATGACTGgcttatatgaatgcattagaAAATTAAATCCAGATGTAAAGGTTCAAGACCAAATTGATACGGAGCTTTCGATGTATAGCAAGGCAGATGagttctttggaaactatatggctattagaaagagagctgagaaatcaccaggtacacacatatatatattacattatatatataatcattctagataatagataataattaacccatgaattttattggatagctgaatggtgggcttcatatggaatgtcaacacccatgttgcaaaattttgcaattaaaattcttagcttgacttgtagttcatctgggtgtgaacgtaattggagtgcatttgaaaatgtaagtgcattgtacatataacacttacaatttttattagtagttggtttatttcatgtaacttattcttagtatgtttttgcataaattgttgcaacttcatactaaacggagaaacaagcttgatcaacttcgtttaaacgacttggtgtttgtgaaatacaatagagcattgaAGTGTCGGTATCAAATGCGTGATACCATTGACCCTATCATATTGACCcacattgatgaaagcaatgaatggttgactgaaaaacttgatgaggagaatgataaagatgatgaaactaTTTTTCTAAATGACGTTGGGGATGGGTTGACATGGAGTAATGTCGCTGCGGCTGTAGGAGTTGGAGAGCCTAGTTATCAATTTAGAattaaacaaactcgatcacaatcGGGTTCAACTTCGACTTCGACTTCAAAGCGGCGAGTAACTCAAGAGATTGAAGAAAaggaggaaagtgaggcagagaccgaagatgatgaagacttggaagagggagaagaattgggagatGGAGAAGAATATGAGGGGGTGATTGAaagggatgatgaagatattgacattgatgttgatgatctccttgatgatgattgattaaaacttctttatattgattgtggacttgtagtgtatatgcgtttgtttagaactttgcattatgattggtacttgtttgagtttgagactttaagtttgaactttgatgatatttttagtttagaatttgcatgatgaatgaatcaattttgatgttgttagtctagaatttgaagataatgaatcatgaatgatatcaatgtgttattattgataatttgataattgtttatgattttacaatattttgagttttttttctaaaaggtgtgcctcgcttcgcaaaggcgcgcctcgcctcgtgcgcctaGCGCCTTAGGCTCCAGGACCTTTTGTGCCTCGCTGCGCCTCTCGCCTTTCAGAATTATGTGTGGGAGGTTCGTCCCAAAAcattttatacatgtgcattgtATTTATGCAATAAATGATGttcataaaatgttgtttatatgatgcattgagttgtgatatgtggcattgtcatgcattttgtgttgttcatatagGATGTCAGCCTGGgatgttgtctagatagtgtaatcgtaattccccaagggtgttgTCGGAATAACacataggggtatcttgtgttGGTGTGCATGCCGGGATAGCCGCCTAGGATTCCTTGCCGGGCCGtatggtcagggaagttgcactaggacgactggTTGTCCATATGAGATATGAGTTGGGAATGAGTAATGTTTCAGGAATGTTTTTGAGTGGCAACGTAATCCCTGACGTGATTGTGGTGAGCCATGTAAAGGATATAAGCTGTCAGTAGTAGGCTATCGGTTGTGCTTTCAGTTACAGCTGATTGTTTGTTATATTTGTTATAATGATTAGTTAGGCTGTTAGGCAGCGCATCATTAATCTGTTGTATATAAAGGATCAGTTGGTTTTCAGTTTGTTATTATTCATTGAGTTTAATAAAGACTCATCGAGGTATTTTTTATCTCTTATGGTTTTCTTCTATTTCGACTGTGAAACTAttctttcatggtatcagagccaaacgACTAACGTCAATGGCTTCAAATCGTGATCTCAGTCCGTCCTCCACATCAATACCTAACACCGCTTCTGCGTTGTCGGCATCATCTCAAACCGACTTTACAGCAGTAGCGAAATCGTTCAACTATGTTCCGATCAAACTCGATTCCGGAAATTATTTGTTCTGGAAAGCTCAGATATTAGCTACAATCAAAGCGTTCGACTTGCTGCCATACATCAACAAGTCTCCAGCTCCGTCAAAGTATAGTTGCGATTCAGAAACTTCCGATCATGAGGCTCAAATTGTTAATCCTGAATATCTAAATTGGATAAGGTCATATCAATTACTTCTAGGCTGGTTGTTTTCTACTATCGATAAAGACGCTTTGGCACAAGTTATTCATTGTGAAACTTCTGCTGAAGTTTGGAGTGTTCTTGAAAATCTTTATTCACAACAAACAGTAGCCAAATCCTTCCAATTGAAACAACAGCTTAGATCTATGAAGAAAAATGATCTGtctataaatgattatatgCTGCAAATCAAAACTATAGGACATGCCTTAGCTGCAATCGGAGAACCTTTAAACGACAAAGAATTACTGATGGCTATATTACATGGATTGGACAGTGATTATGAGACAATTGTGAGTGTTGttacatatcaaatggatgaaataaatttagaaaaggTCCAATACTTGTTACTGATGCGTGAACAAAGGCTTGCTGCTAAGGATGTGTCTAATTCTTCTGTCTCTGGTTTTGATTCTGTAAACGCGAATCTAGCCTCTCAATGGtctaaaaatgaaaatggaatGAATAGAGGAGGTTCCTTTAGAGAGGTAACTCTAGAGGAGGACGAGGACGTGGCAGATTTTCAGAAGAAGGTTTTACTGTCAATTATGTGGGAAACCTGGTCATTTTGTTGACCGCTGCTATCATAGATTTGATCggaattttcaaagaaattttccttctcaaaattttggtggTTCACAATTTGGTAGAGGAAATGGTGTGCCGCAGTCTGGTTCTCAGTCATATCTAGCTCATTCCATAGGTTCTAATGAAGCCTACTTGACTGATACAGGGTCTGATCCAGGAACTTATTATGGCTATTTGCCTCAGTCTCCTGAGCCCTCTCAATTTTCTTCTGCATCGTCCTATAATAATGATCCTTCTTGGATTGTAGACTCCGGAGCCACAAATCATATTACATCAAATCTTAGCAATCTTTCTCTTCACTCTCCTTACAGTGGAAATGACAAGGTTGCAGTTGGCAATGGTAAGAAACTTTCTATTTCCAACATTGGCCTTAGTCCATTGTATACACAAACTACtcctaaatctttcatttctttgtctaatgttcttcatgttccacACATGAAAAAGAATCTCATTAGTGTTTCTCAGCTTACCAAAGATCACGACTTAATTGCTGAATTTCATTCTGACTCTTGTTTTCTTAAGGACAAGGGATCCGGACGAGTGCTAATTCGAGGGATACTTAAAGATGGTCTTTATCAACTTACTTCAGCATTTGATCATGCTGGTACAAAAGTTGTCTTTGCTGTTGAGTCAAGAACACCAGCTTCTAGTGTTAATTCTGCACATGTTGTTTCTTCAAATGAATGTAAAGGACAAAATTTGTCCTCTTTGTCCAGTTTGTCTTCCTTTCATGTATCTCCAAATGTTCCTAACATTGGTCAGCAGTGGCATGCCAAGTTAGGACATCCCTCATCTCGTATTCTTCGGttgatattgaataaaattggtg
The Diospyros lotus cultivar Yz01 chromosome 12, ASM1463336v1, whole genome shotgun sequence DNA segment above includes these coding regions:
- the LOC127814105 gene encoding uncharacterized protein LOC127814105; the protein is MFLHKLLQLHTKRRNKLDQLRLNDLVFVKYNRALKCRYQMRDTIDPIILTHIDESNEWLTEKLDEENDKDDETIFLNDVGDGLTWSNVAAAVGVGEPSYQFRIKQTRSQSGSTSTSTSKRRVTQEIEEKEESEAETEDDEDLEEGEELGDGEEYEGVIERDDEDIDIDVDDLLDDD
- the LOC127814104 gene encoding uncharacterized protein LOC127814104, which codes for MLEDIFKLANMKKTFERAVMVNSYIYTCSGLVNMLRRFTDKKELLKPAKTRFATAFITLGRMHSLKSNLRRMFTSEEWMTSKWVKEAGAKKVVEVILMPSFWNNVVYALKVAGPLVRVLRLVDGEKKPAMGYIYEAMDRAKEAIANSFNGDEKKYTPIFQIIDNRWDVQLHRPLHAAGWYLNLEYFYKAERIDPEIMTGLYECIRKLNPDVKVQDQIDTELSMYSKADEFFGNYMAIRKRAEKSPGTHIYILHYIYNHSR